Part of the Candidatus Hydrogenedens sp. genome, CACCTATTAACCGTCCTAACATTCCTAATCCTTTACCACCACCGCCAATATTCGTCTCTTCACGATTTCTACGCGATGCAGAGATAATGCGGTCAGCGAGACGCGAAAAAGGCAAGGTTTGAAGATATATTTTTCCCGGTCCCTGCAAAGTTGCAAGAAACAACCCTTCACCCCCGAATAGAACATTCTTAAATCCAGACAGAAATTGAATATCGTATTTCACTGTAGATGAAAAGCCTGCAATACAGCCCGTATCCACACGAAGCGTTTCCCCACCTGATAATTCCCGTTCCAGGACTGTTCCACCAATATGCACAAAGGCAAATCCATCCCCTACTATCTTTTGTAAGATAAATCCTTCACCACCAAACAAGCCTATACCAATTTTTTTCACCAGCGTTGGTGTTATCTCTACACCACCAGCCGCACATAAAAAAGCATCCTTTTGACATATAAAAGTTCCATCGAACATCTTCAAATCAATAGGGATAATTTTCCCAGGATATGGAGCCGAAAAAATCACATTTGCCCTTTGGCTCCCTTGATTATAAAAATTCGTAATAAAAAACGATTCTCCGGTAAGCATCCGTTTCAGTCCTTTCATAAGTCCGCCAGCACTTGTTTGCATTTCAATACCGTTATCCATCGAAAGCATGGCTCCAGCCTCTGCAAAAACCGATTCACCCGGGTCAAGGGTAATCTGTACGGCTTGCATATCGTTTCCATAAATCTGATAATCAATCTTATCTGCCATTGTTTTTTCCTTCTTTTAAGGTTTATTCTGAAGATGCCTCAACGCCTAAGCATACCCGGTTAACAGTATAACATATTTCCTTTGTTCTCCGAATACCTATTAAGGCAAAAAGTAACAACAAATTTGAATAGTGAAAAAATTTTCACTATAATATAAGATTATATTTTGAAAATATATTTTGGGAGATAAATTATGGACATTATCGAAACCTTACTCAAATCAGGTTTTCCAGAACCTTTACTTAAAGAGTATCAAAAGTTCTGTTATGAACTTCTCCCCTTACAAAGAGAAGTTATTGAAAACGGAACCTTATTTTTGGAGCCTCATTTACTTATCCATGCGCCAACCAGTGCTGGCAAAACTTTTCTGGCGGAATTGGCTATGGTGCATACTTACCTTCAACAGGGGAAATCTGTCTATCTTGTTCCTTTGCGTGTGCAGGCAGAAGAAATGTTTCGAACATTGCGAGAGCGATACAAACGATATGGAATACAAATTCTAATTTCTACGAGCGATTACCGCCATCATGACATACGGCTGGAACAGGGACAATTCCACATAGCCGTTGTGGTTTATGAAAAAATGTTTCAGTTAATTGCCCGTCAACCTTCCGTATTAAACAAAATAGGGTTAATGATATTTGATGATATCGATTTAATCTTTGACCCCGAACGGGGCGTAACCGCCGACTTTCTTCTAACACGATGTCTCGGTTCATCGGCTCGATGTATTGCCCTATCTGCCTGCCTTTCCCAGCCTTCCACAATGGCTGAATGGATGAAGGCAAAACTTATCCATTCCGAAATACGACCTGTTCCTTTGAAGAAAGGGGTAATGT contains:
- a CDS encoding TIGR00266 family protein → MADKIDYQIYGNDMQAVQITLDPGESVFAEAGAMLSMDNGIEMQTSAGGLMKGLKRMLTGESFFITNFYNQGSQRANVIFSAPYPGKIIPIDLKMFDGTFICQKDAFLCAAGGVEITPTLVKKIGIGLFGGEGFILQKIVGDGFAFVHIGGTVLERELSGGETLRVDTGCIAGFSSTVKYDIQFLSGFKNVLFGGEGLFLATLQGPGKIYLQTLPFSRLADRIISASRRNREETNIGGGGKGLGMLGRLIG